In Octopus bimaculoides isolate UCB-OBI-ISO-001 chromosome 14, ASM119413v2, whole genome shotgun sequence, the following are encoded in one genomic region:
- the LOC106868604 gene encoding centrosomal protein of 55 kDa gives MVLQKYLASLYPMESLEKSRLTLDTSDLDKQKRDNHFLTQNIQELKWESEQKDRIIDDLQTIVCNLKCRLRTNNLNDDVQLCEEEIKQDTNSCQNIQILFEKIKLADSIKASVENTEFIERLIKENEYYKTMVTDLEIRLHSNTPTNNFHKIELMNLHHDVQEFAQQCHQMAQKFMTYEKFSFPPMSNDFSVIEENKRLRSKISEVQQANKKWRVYNNQREAFYRKLISQLNVTKKDYSDQSSRTIQSYDDVKKNEEELLALKTQVKIYAEDFENERKDREKAQSRISDLESEILKLKHIQDPPHEQMPLKSYYTPKSTKYFEQKEAVPRGISESHYVNHAYQKDSLEPVRKRADKFETDSLSNSKQNFICPSCNMVFGSDKQAELLAHVDICF, from the exons ATGGTTTTACAAAAGTATCTTGCAAGTTTATATCCAATGGAGTCCCTAGAAAAAAGTAGACTAACCTTAGACACTTCCGATCTGGACAAACAAAAACGTGATAATCACTTTCTTACACAGAACATACAAGAACTTAAATGGGAGTCTGAACAAAAAGATAGAATAATCGATGATCTTCAGACGATAGTCTGTAATTTAAAATGTAGATTGCGAACCAACAATTTGAATGATGATGTACAGTTATGTGAAGAAGAAATTAAACAAGACACAAATTCCTGTCAGAATATTCAAATTTTGTTTGAAAAGATCAAACTAGCAGACAGCATCAAGGCATCAGTAGAAAACACAGAATTTATTGAAAGACTCATCAAG gaaaatgaatattacaAAACCATGGTCACAGATTTAGAGATTCGGTTACACTCCAATACACCCACAAACAACTTTCACAAAATAGAATTAATGAATTTACATCATGATGTCCAAGAATTTGCACAGCAATGTCATCAAATGGCTCAGAAATTTATGACTTACGAAAAATTTAGCTTTCCTCCAATGTCAAACGAT TTCAGTgtgatagaagaaaataaaagactacGAAGCAAAATATCAGAAGTCCAGCAAGCAAACAAAAAATGGCGGGTCTATAATAACCAGAGAGAAGCTTTTTATCGGAAATTAATCTCTCAGTTGAATGTCACGAAAAAAGATTATTCTGATCAATCGAGTAGAACAATACAG aGTTATGATGACGTGAAAAAGAATGAGGAAGAATTGCTTGCACTAAAAACTCAGGTGAAAATATATGCTGAAGATttcgaaaatgaaagaaaagaccgTGAGAAAGCTCAGTCACGGATCAGTGATTTAGAATCTGAAATTTTAAAG tTAAAACATATACAGGATCCCCCACATGAACAAATGCCCTTGAAATCATATTACACACCAAAAAGTACCAAATATTTCGAGCAAAAG gaaGCTGTACCACGAGGAATATCAGAAAGTCACTATGTGAATCACGCTTACCAAAAAGACAGTCTTGAGCCTGTGAGGAAACGTGCTGATAAATTCGAGACAGACAGTTTATCCAATTCGAAACAAAACTTTATTTGTCCAAGTTGTAACATGGTGTTTGGCAGTGACAAACAGGCAGAACTTTTAGCACATGttgacatttgtttttga